A genomic region of Drosophila kikkawai strain 14028-0561.14 chromosome X, DkikHiC1v2, whole genome shotgun sequence contains the following coding sequences:
- the Sec16 gene encoding uncharacterized protein Sec16 isoform X5 translates to MLHNNASWLPPHQQQQQPQQQQHPQQPHPPHLQQQQQPHPVQHPQQQQLYASQMFQQQQQQQPTTGYWPPEEQQQPQSLNYNNYFAGQQQPLQQPPQQQQQMYYPTHHQLPQAPAETALDSFDNNNSGGGGGGSVRNDGWGDWGDWNDNNNSSSNGNEAVMETPPEQLLEDSFNVQSSPGSWQAFANNNTELSLQPPGPPLMQQQTAPPSLLQQQQQPLAPPLLQQQPVAPPLLQHQPVPPPPELGQEPEVDAIVPPQAFQNQPAAAPPPALAPPAALPPSMSPAAGNPFKRSTGLSKRVNILATPPEGGASSSPALAPVAPAVAPMAPAVVPAPSEQLFGLPAEAQGEPFSILAALPVAASIGAPLPAVVPAPAPAPAPAPAPAPVASIYAPPLLEQPDNQEVLAAPNDERAQYLQTSHLSEQLGEGEADQDAGLLPPPGLSRLVLGQPELDFQQQRLVTGGTEQSSLNVAQAAALQHMEERQADGEDTSDGEQQVRNLQTPPRRVVTGVETSVAPVAPLSVREQREVVLDGENLEDREALSPPPTAELPQVHHILPADESEQLQHHNPPQALTDQQQQPSQQPSLGQQQQPQLEKRAEAGRRGNAASLELESEDESDEFLASERERDREHARERRDPIDERPRGGRGGRGSHYTYDGETEDSVRGAPHNESKTLRDSHHRRSNHESTRSRRHPEPEVERERERERDRDRERDRERERTFRRRSNKYFSGGEDQEQRSYDHPRHGYNNSNYDGESDNLEINHLGEGELDASGVGAPGSIGGGGRSSKTGRQRRSAVEEDYEEYERERDRYYSRRSTKQHPTDKPRSSGGRRSYDNQGRGSGRIDDSRRSRHNDLRNWDGYEEYRRKSSRNSDLEKERINGGGGGSATAGGPGSGTGKRRIQYAAGVSGAYDPYGMYEQMSRNPHVYADMYAKFYGQMINSMTAAVTANASAVPGAGGVGAMLGALVPGAVPAAAATQLVTPGSVSAGSSEAALLKERERAAATPGESAGAAPTTTYGGVTTTAVVARPPRRRTPLLFNRPHLVASYAMSMLLKVKPKYAGRGRLRNDVEVAPLRIRDGTSSLLRMYPGPLQGRKLHKDKIISFCKEQIRLGPTRGCTVLYATQKKPQGSVNKYRASHALMWHLLILLLRQNGYIADTDVGDLLLDNQQEYPYDPNEYEVEAEPDADEQQQQEGETLVQAEKPLDDSEADSETGGAGALPEPTVTVGANANATGEAASPLSEQAATDKFRSYVLRGNVEEALQWATDNGLWTHAFFLALYEDRYALTDVAQKFLNRAIKANDPLQTLYQMKSCRTPACVSQLRDEQWGDWRSHLSILVTNKSRQPEYDRSSVVALGDTLFQRGDIYAAHFCYLVAQEEFGRYDSSATELTTLTANVPRLILLGASHYKPFNEFASNEAIIMTEIYEYARSLFDPKFSIAQFQHYKFLLATRILDYGQHFRCTNYLEQIARHIELKPESYDSDFIQRVCGLAERLRYHDPILINRVSFASPPNASSKDSAAPEEKAWLRQLRSLAEVPQQEHLQQQQQELQEQQEQQQQQAEIYQQFAEVNKQFSELNMQYRNDNAGQQPTPSAESQLLTEQQQQQPQQYYEPAPPQTQTETEAYPQEQAAAPPLYYDPHAAAQQPYDQHLLTSSYGQVDTATEAYQGQAAPEAAAAAAPAYGFDYWSGTQQPPYGDEPIENQGSLTEEEDEQQQQQQLLAKQKMEQQHQKQQQQLEHHMRSNGSNRFKSNALKQEKISANALRKKPASGAVTTSIAAAAAAIAQITPATSSSAKAFNLNDLQQPPAQGRPAISMPKSKSYDDEDNGSQKPSLRGGSTIDGAGKQQQQAGHDKQASSGGDLGAPPGNQNAGWFGGLWNKLSLKPKNQMILPDDKNPTIVWDKERKCWTNTEGSVDEAESFKPPPKMSDLGVASSSMPGMTGGNPPIFSNHHQADQDQSQKQQQQQQQQQQQPQPQQMMYGSPIDYTAAPAPEMIPTMPLPASSPAAAAAAPLAAGQPIGPQPKLQSNMFKMQRNRTLKNSYVDVFNPSGAPMSATPDNVLAPIMAPAAVPQGGYFVPGAVPGQQQQ, encoded by the exons ATGTTGCACAACAATGCGTCCTGGCTGCCAccgcatcagcagcagcagcagccgcaacagcagcagcatccgcaGCAGCCACATCCTCCTCaccttcagcagcagcagcaaccgcaTCCTGTCCAGCatcctcagcagcagcagctctatGCCAGCCAAATGtttcagcagcaacagcagcagcagccaacgACGGGCTACTGGCCGCCGGAGGAACAGCAGCAACCGCAGTCGCTGAACTACAACAACTACTTTGCGGgtcagcagcagccactgcagcagccgccgcagcaacagcagcaaatgtattatcccaCGCATCACCAGCTGCCTCAGGCCCCAGCGGAAACCGCTCTTGATTCCTTTGATAACAACAAtagcggaggaggaggcggcggcagcgtTCGGAACGATGGCTGGGGAGATTGGGGTGATTGGAATGATAACAATAACTCTAGCAGCAATGGCAACGAGGCCGTAATGGAGACGCCGCCGGAACAGCTGCTGGAGGACTCTTTCAATGTGCAATCCTCGCCAGGCAGTTGGCAGGCCTTTGCCAATAACAATACGGAGCTCTCACTGCAGCCTCCTGGTCCTCCTTTGATGCAGCAGCAAACGGCTCCTCCTTctttgctgcagcagcagcagcagcctcttGCTCCTCCTttactgcagcagcagcctgtTGCTCCTCCTTTGCTGCAGCATCAACCTGTTCCGCCGCCACCAGAGCTGGGACAAGAACCAGAGGTGGATGCCATTGTGCCGCCGCAAGCTTTCCAGAATCAACCAGCAGCTGCACCCCCACCAGCACtggcaccaccagcagcactGCCTCCAAGCATGTCGCCAGCCGCCGGCAATCCCTTCAAGCGTTCAACGGGACTAAGCAAGCGCGTTAACATACTGGCAACTCCGCCGGAAGGAGGCGCATCCTCGTCACCAGCACTTGCTCCAGTGGCTCCGGCAGTAGCACCAATGGCCCCGGCAGTGGTTCCTGCGCCATCAGAGCAGCTTTTCGGCCTGCCAGCGGAGGCACAGGGAGAGCCCTTCAGTATACTGGCCGCACTGCCAGTGGCTGCTTCTATAGGAGCTCCCTTACCCGCAGTCgttcctgctccggctccagctcctgctcctgctccggctcctgctcctgtggCATCGATCTATGCACCGCCACTGCTGGAACAGCCGGATAACCAGGAGGTGCTCGCGGCTCCGAACGACGAACGGGCACAGTACCTGCAAACGAGCCACCTGTCCGAGCAGCTGGGCGAGGGTGAAGCGGATCAGGATGCTGGCCTGCTGCCGCCACCTGGACTGTCCCGTCTGGTGCTCGGCCAGCCGGAATTGGACTTCCAGCAGCAGCGCTTGGTCACCGGAGGCACTGAGCAGTCATCGCTGAACGTGGCCCAGGCGGCGGCTCTCCAGCATATGGAGGAGCGCCAGGCCGACGGTGAGGATACCTCGGATGGGGAGCAGCAGGTGCGAAATCTACAGACACCACCGCGTCGCGTAGTCACGGGCGTGGAGACCAGTGTAGCCCCCGTTGCGCCGCTTTCCGTGCGCGAACAGCGCGAAGTGGTACTGGATGGCGAGAATCTGGAGGATCGCGAGGCACTGTCGCCACCACCGACGGCTGAGCTGCCGCAAGTACATCACATATTGCCCGCCGATGAGtcggagcagctgcagcatcaCAATCCGCCGCAGGCGCTGACggaccaacagcagcagccatccCAGCAGCCGTCTctggggcagcagcagcagccccagTTGGAGAAGCGTGCAGAAGCCGGACGTCGTGGCAATGCCGCCTCGCTGGAACTGGAGTCCGAGGACGAATCGGATGAGTTCCTGGCGAGCGAAAGAGAACGGGATCGCGAGCATGCACGCGAACGCCGCGACCCCATAGACGAGAGACCGAGGGGAGGCCGTGGTGGACGTGGCAGCCACTACACCTACGATGGCGAAACGGAGGACTCGGTGCGCGGTGCTCCCCACAACGAGAGCAAGACGCTGAGGGATTCCCATCACAGACGCAGCAACCATGAGTCCACGCGCTCGCGGCGCCACCCCGAACCGGAGGTGGAGCGTGAGAGGGAGCGCGAaagggatcgggatcgggaacGAGACCGCGAACGCGAGCGCACCTTTCGGCGACGATCCAATAAGTATTTTAGCGGCGGCGAGGATCAGGAGCAGCGTTCCTACGATCACCCGCGACACGgctacaacaacagcaactacGATGGCGAGTCGGATAACCTGGAGATAAATCATCTGGGCGAGGGCGAGCTGGATGCCAGTGGCGTCGGTGCTCCAGGTAGCATTGGCGGCGGTGGTCGGAGCAGCAAGACCGGTCGCCAGCGGCGCAGTGCCGTTGAGGAAGATTACGAGGAGTATGAACGGGAACGGGATCGCTACTACTCTCGGCGTTCCACAAAGCAGCATCCGACAGACAAGCCTCGTTCCAGCGGCGGCCGTAGAAGCTACGATAACCAGGGACGCGGCAGCGGGCGCATCGATGATTCGCGGCGATCGCGGCACAACGATCTGCGCAACTGGGATGGCTACGAAGAGTACCGGCGCAAGAGCTCGCGGAATAGTGACCTCGAAAAGGAGCGCATCaacggcggcggaggaggcagTGCCACAGCTGGCGGCCCTGGCTCCGGCACTGGCAAGCGCCGCATCCAGTATGCCGCCGGTGTGTCCGGCGCCTACGATCCGTATGGCATGTACGAGCAGATGTCGCGCAATCCACATGTCTACGCCGACATGTACGCCAAGTTCTATGGCCAGATGATCAATTCGATGACGGCGGCAGTCACAGCGAATGCCAGCGCTGTTCCCGGTGCTGGTGGAGTTGGCGCAATGCTGGGCGCCTTGGTGCCTGGCGCAGTGCCAGCAGCGGCGGCCACCCAACTGGTAACCCCGGGAAGTGTAAGCGCGGGCAGCAGCGAAGCGGCATTGCTCAAGGAGCGCGAAAG AGCTGCTGCCACTCCTGGCGaatcagcaggagcagcaccaACGACCACATATGGAGGCGTGACCACCACCGCTGTGGTGGCTCGTCCGCCTAGGCGGCGCACTCCCCTTCTGTTCAACCGGCCGCATCTGGTGGCCTCGTATGCGATGAGCATGCTCCTAAAGGTGAAGCCCAAGTATGCCGGCCGTGGAAGATTGCGCAACGATGTGGAGGTGGCGCCGCTTCGCATTCGCGACGGCACGAGCAGCCTGCTACGCATGTATCCAGGCCCATTGCAGGGCCGCAAGCTGCACAAGGATAAGATCATTAGCTTCTGCAAGGAGCAGATACGCCTGGGACCCACCCGTGGCTGCACGGTGCTGTATGCCACGCAGAAGAAGCCTCAAGGAAGCGTGAACAAGTATCGCGCCTCCCACGCCCTCATGTGGCACCTGCTCATTCTGCTGCTGCGCCAGAATGGG TACATTGCCGACACGGATGTGGGTGATCTGTTGCTGGACAACCAGCAGGAGTATCCCTACGACCCAAACGAATACGAGGTGGAGGCTGAGCCAGATGCGGatgaacagcagcagcaggagggcGAGACTCTGGTTCAGGCGGAGAAGCCACTGGACGACTCAGAGGCGGACAGTGAGACGGGTGGAGCTGGTGCTTTGCCCGAGCCCACAGTAACAGTAGGTGCCAATGCTAATGCAACGGGTGAAGCAGCGTCCCCACTGTCGGAACAGGCGGCCACGGACAAGTTCCGCAGCTATGTCCTCCGCGGCAATGTAGAGGAGGCCCTCCAATGGGCCACCGACAATGGCCTGTGGACGCATGCCTTTTTCCTGGCCCTCTACGAGGATCGCTATGCCTTGACTGATGTGGCCCAGAAGTTCCTCAATCGCGCCATCAAGGCCAACGATCCGCTGCAGACGCTCTACCAGATGAAGAGCTGTCGCACGCCGGCCTGCGTCAGCCAGCTGAGGGACGAGCAGTGGGGCGATTGGCGTTCTCATCTCTCCATTTTGGTCACAAACAAGAGCCGCCAGCCGGAGTACGATCGCAGCTCGGTAGTGGCTCTCGGCGATACGCTTTTCCAGCGCGGCGACATCTATGCGGCTCACTTTTGCTATCTGGTGGCCCAGGAGGAGTTTGGTCGATACGATAGCTCTGCCACGGAACTAACCACGCTGACGGCCAACGTGCCACGCCTGATCCTGCTGGGAGCCTCGCACTACAAGCCCTTCAACGAGTTCGCCAGCAACGAGGCCATTATTATGACGGAGATCTACGAGTACGCCCGCTCCCTGTTCGATCCCAAGTTCAGCATTGCCCAGTTCCAGCACTACAAGTTCCTGCTGGCCACGCGCATCCTGGACTACGGCCAGCACTTCCGCTGCACCAACTATCTGGAGCAGATAGCGCGGCACATTGAGCTCAAGCCGGAGAGCTATGACAGTGACTTTATTCAGAGG GTCTGTGGCCTGGCAGAACGTCTAAGGTATCACGATCCCATACTGATCAACCGGGTGTCCTTTGCAAGTCCTCCGAATGCCAGCAGTAAGGATTCGGCCGCTCCGGAAGAGAAGGCCTGGCTACGCCAGCTGCGCTCTCTGGCCGAGGTG CCTCAACAGGAGCacctacagcagcagcagcaggagctgcaggagcagcaagagcaacagcagcagcaggctgaAATTTATCAGCAATTTGCAGAGGTAAACAAGCAGTTCAGCGAACTGAATATGCAATACCGCAATGACAATGCCGGGCAACAGCCCACGCCGTCTGCAGAGTCACAGCTCTTGAcagaacagcagcagcagcagccgcagcaatACTATGAGCCAGCCCCACCTCAAACCCAAACGGAGACAGAAGCCTATCCCCAGGAGCAGGCAGCGGCACCTCCGCTTTACTACGATCCCCATGCGGCTGCCCAGCAGCCATACGACCAGCACTTGCTGACCTCCAGTTATGGCCAAGTGGACACGGCCACTGAGGCCTACCAGGGACAGGCCGCACCAGAggcggcagctgcagctgctcctgccTACGGCTTTGATTATTGGTCAGGCACACAGCAGCCACCGTATGGCGATGAG CCAATTGAGAATCAAGGATCATTgaccgaggaggaggatgagcagcagcaacagcaacagctgctggccaagcagaagatggagcagcagcatcagaagcagcagcagcaactggagCACCACATGCGCAGCAATGGCAGCAATCGCTTCAAGTCGAATGCCTTGAAGCAGGAGAAGATCAGTGCTAATGCATTGCGTAAGAAGCCAGCATCAGGAGCGGTGACAACTTCAatagcagcggcagcagcagcaattgcaCAAATCACGCCAGCAACATCATCCTCCGCAAAGGCATTCAATTTGAATGAT ctccaACAGCCGCCGGCACAGGGTCGTCCGGCCATCTCCATGCCCAAGTCAAAGAGCTACGATGATGAGGATAATGGCAGCCAGAAGCCCTCACTTAGAGGAGGAAGCACCATCGATGGGGCTggcaaacagcagcagcaggcggggCACGACAAACAGGCCAGTTCTGGCGGTGATCTTGG CGCCCCACCTGGCAATCAAAACGCTGGCTGGTTTGGCGGCCTCTGGAACAAGCTCTCGCTGAAGCCCAAGAACCAAATGATCCTGCCGGACGACAAGAACCCAACCATTGTGTGGGACAAGGAGCGCAAGTGCTGGACAAATACCGAGGGCAGTGTCGATGAGGCGGAGAGCTTTAAGCCGCCGCCCAAGATGAGCGATTTGGGTGTGGCCAGTAGTAGTATGCCGGGAATGACAGGCGGCAATCCTCCCATCTTTAGCAATCATCATCAGGCCGACCAGGATCAgtcacaaaaacaacaacagcaacaacaacaacagcagcagcaaccgcaACCGCAGCAGATGATGTACGGCAGCCCCATTGACTATACGGCTGCTCCAGCGCCCGAAATGATACCCACGATGCCATTACCTGCCTcctcaccagcagcagcagctgcagctccgTTGGCAGCTGGACAACCCATCGGACCCCAGCCCAAGCTGCAATCAAACATGTTCAAGATGCAACGCAATCGCA CTTTGAAGAACTCCTATGTGGATGTGTTTAATCCCTCGGGTGCACCCATGTCAGCCACACCCGACAATGTCCTAGCTCCAATAATGGCGCCGGCGGCAGTGCCTCAGGGGGGTTACTTTGTGCCAGGAGCGGTGCCcgggcagcagcaacagtag